A window of the Zeugodacus cucurbitae isolate PBARC_wt_2022May chromosome 4, idZeuCucr1.2, whole genome shotgun sequence genome harbors these coding sequences:
- the LOC105213023 gene encoding uncharacterized protein LOC105213023 codes for MMLHIFFLAIFIVKLDPAHFHPVEVSDTAIEIEKQRLVKFPDEIELRQDSTANGTYSKNAKLDEAQRILQEIDKINHALGYVRKQSESSKLPPILDSSQYLFPKPALQPFHQQNHQTSGMKGGTILIPSIRSVALQRQYITPHSISKGVENNERIHQLQTAKDDLTKNNNKYIFQPNEVILPAPQSADEQRLLPTHFAIPVRLYKLNKEEYISKNAPQTFRVKGYKIVGDVDNFYGKAKQKITETNEAKSEISTKYHLFFFPREVALAQNSVEDIYKISRMRLEGKQNVQDNNSREEKGVAIPRPYKIQTTAASSSSDISSNANVTTQIIRKRVIPKPLRENESIISEATNSFNNNNNENTNNNMNVNSNTAIHNNPSQNTNIFNARPGILKFPNIGNIARPNDQKNSTPGNSIKNAFQNIFKLPFLQDNKTNMTTGELGQILQMSPNPFFTTQANQNTQTFYDVIGTKQPQKGSDYQWEDEVNSSASEDEEINSAEHEEKHIFGNQQNGDQKTQMEAVKQGGIIIQRLKVRKGGIAIAGPGGVATAGSGGTAIVGPGGYALTHPRSLTIAGPGAKVIAIPSNVDLKDALQRTNLHNHMIPLEGKVVATGPTVYYSPSTDLWKISRTQMWPWTTQTSAFFVNPTSFLFNFDTTPINNHYRVDNLFSQPRLIETVQVPNTNGYIEPKEIPKFTSQIQQLTPIAITNLKQNDKTMEAIANKKDFKSDARLLEAVKQINPEFVIEEIISVPGRHTHTAVTLEKKTIPIKLLLSSTRSPQFVSQSSMFASKSTLTDSDVSHSKLKYKRKLSKQKNESTEQRIYDSEVKVEATGHTATSGTIPQIPFSSYFLPYLSNDKRDVSKTAALILEPHSKAIVGNGGIAISAPISKAFLKRGTPTNVYFNPESVAIAGVGGKAHAQADLELDLIDYQHANNISILKEYSYPYYGGLRGQILQVVRTKDGQDNMFIISPTAIPPADVKATYTKKTSVPASDDDIQLNIHPSTSIAFEQDFNRIQIAAARLVAIQEVAKRKGSFSAEDNRIYAESLLELGHAAQKLANLHHTGQIKDFSLLLQPDFQVPHKKPLFPSESISVSETSGGEQKVDEVTEQQFNEEDLLPPNTEDPYEDVSDSVAVTAPKKDASVAEAKPIGLSIAGEGGVASSKPNAIALSGRNGLAVSAPKATAIAGVSAEEAAAFSVSIPNRNNLVIKTVNHVPQRPVYDDYNEDYSDVLPARSKFTRDTTITHGSSLPVVSKKTKGASATEGGSGAVFADSLVQQWKTIVAADYSASARSAPQLIPAKFVKESVKFQQSSIDKKD; via the exons ttttttctAGCGATATTTATTGTCAAACTTGATCCCGCTCATTTTCATCCGGTGGAAGTCAGTGACACAGCTATCGA AATCGAAAAACAAAGGCTAGTCAAATTTCCAGATGAAATTGAACTTCGACAAGATTCCACAGCCAACGGTACATATTCAAAAAATGCAAAGCTTGATGAAGCTCAGCGCATCCTACAGGAAATTGACAAAATTAATCATGCATTGGGATACGTCCGCAAACAATCAGAGTCATCTAAACTTCCACCTATTTTAGATTCAAGTCAGTACTTATTCCCAAAACCAGCTTTGCAACCCTTTCATCAGCAAAATCATCAAACTTCGGGCATGAAGGGAGGTACCATTTTAATTCCTTCTATTAGGTCAGTAGCACTGCAGCGTCAATATATAACACCTCATTCAATCTCCAAAGGTGTAGAAAATAATGAACGTATACATCAATTACAAACTGCTAAAGAcgatttaacaaaaaataataataaatatatttttcaaccaAATGAAGTTATATTACCAGCCCCTCAAAGTGCGGATGAGCAACGGCTACTGCCGACACACTTTGCAATACCAGTGCGCCTTTACAAACTTAATAAGGAAGAATATATTAGTAAGAACGCACCACAAACATTTCGTGTTAAAGGTTATAAAATAGTTGGCGATGTCGATAATTTTTATGGCAAagctaaacaaaaaattacagaaacaaATGAAGCAAAATCTGAAATCTCGacaaaatatcatttatttttctttccacGTGAGGTGGCTTTGGCACAGAATTCAGTCgaagatatttacaaaatctCGCGGATGAGATTGGAAGGAAAACAAAACGTGCAAGATAATAATTCTAGAGAAGAGAAAGGGGTCGCTATTCCAAGGCCCtataaaatacaaacaacagcagcaagtaGTAGCAGTGATATTAGCTCAAATGCAAATGTTACAACACAAATTATTCGCAAACGTGTTATACCGAAACCGTTAAGAGAAAACGAGTCCATCATTAGTGAAGCAACTAACTCtttcaataacaataacaatgagaacactaataataatatgaatgtAAATAGTAATACAGCAATACATAACAACCCAAGTCAAAACACTAATATATTCAATGCAAGACCCGGTATTCTGAAATTCCCCAACATTGGGAACATCGCTCGGCCAAATGATCAAAAAAACAGCACACCTGGAAATTCCATTAAAAacgcttttcaaaatatttttaaactgccATTTCTTCAGGATAACAAAACCAATATGACGACGGGCGAGTTAGGGCAAATTCTACAAATGTCGCCAAACCCCTTTTTTACAACACAAGCCAACCAAAATACGCAAACGTTTTACGATGTTATTGGTACAAAACAACCCCAGAAAGGAAGTGATTACCAATGGGAGGATGAAGTGAATAGTAGTGCCTCAGAGGATGAAGAAATTAATTCAGCTGAACATGAGGAAAAACACATATTCGGTAATCAACAGAATGGGGATCAAAAAACTCAAATGGAAGCCGTTAAGCAAGGTGGCATAATAATTCAACGTCTCAAAGTACGAAAAGGTGGTATCGCCATCGCAGGTCCTGGTGGTGTAGCGACTGCGGGGAGCGGCGGTACGGCTATTGTTGGTCCCGGAGGTTATGCCCTTACACATCCTCGCAGTTTAACAATTGCTGGGCCGGGTGCCAAGGTGATTGCAATTCCTTCCAACGTAGATTTAAAAGATGCATTGCAAAGAACTAATCTGCACAATCATATGATTCCTCTTGAAGGCAAAGTTGTTGCTACTGGTCCAACTGTGTATTATTCTCCATCAAC CGATCTTTGGAAAATATCTAGAACTCAAATGTGGCCTTGGACCACACAGACATCTGCATTTTTTGTAAACCCTACATcattcttgtttaattttgatACAACACCAATAAACAATCACTATAGAGTCGATAATCTGTTTTCCCAACCGCGGTTGATTGAAACAGTACAGGTTCCAAATACAAATGGATATATTGAACCGAAGGAAATACCAAAATTCACatcacaaatacaacaattgaCACCTATTGCTATCACAAATCTTAAACAGAATGATAAAACTATGGAagccattgcaaataaaaaggaTTTTAAAAGTGATGCACGGCTTTTAGAAGcagttaaacaaataaatccgGAATTTGTGATTGAGGAAATAATATCCGTACCTGGCCGACATACACATACCGCAGtaacattagaaaaaaaaacaatcccaATTAAACTTTTACTGTCTTCTACGAGGTCTCCGCAATTCGTATCACAAAGCTCAATGTTCGCTTCAAAGTCCACTTTAACCGATTCAGATGTTTCTcattcaaaactaaaatacaagCGGAagttaagtaaacaaaaaaatgaatcaACGGAGCAAAGAATTTATGATAGTGAAGTGAAAGTGGAAGCGACAGGCCACACTGCCACTTCAGGAACCATACCGCAAATACCATTCAGTAGCTATTTTCTTCCATATTTATCAAACGATAAACGAGATGTCAGTAAAACAGCTGCATTAATTTTGGAACCGCATTCAAAAGCTATAGTGGGAAATGGTGGCATAGCTATATCAGCACCCATTTCAAAGGCTTTTTTGAAGCGTGGGACTCCCACCAATGTCTACTTTAATCCAGAATCCGTAGCAATAGCCGGAGTAGGTGGAAAAGCACATGCTCAGGCCGATTTGGAACTTGATTTGATAGATTA CCAGCACGCCAACAATATTTCAATTCTCAAAGAATACTCATACCCTTACTATGGCGGGCTACGTGGTCAAATCTTACAAGTGGTTAGAACAAAAGATGGACAGGACAATATGTTTATCATAAGTCCCACAGCTATCCCTCCTGCCGACGTAAAAGCTACTTACACCAAGAAAACTAGTGTTCCTGCATCGgatgacgatattcaacttaacaTTCACCCATCTACGTCCATTGCATTTGAACAGGATTTCAACCGAATACAGATAGCAGCGGCCCGTCTCGTCGCCATTCAAGAAGTTGCAAAGCGTAAGGGTTCCTTCAGTGCGGAAGATAATCGTATTTATGCAGAGAGTTTATTGGAATTGGGTCATGCCGCACAGAAATTAGCGAATTTGCACCATACGGGACAAATTAAAGATTTTAGTCTACTCCTACAACCCGATTTTCAAGTTCCGCATAAGAAACCTTTATTTCCATCGGAATCAATCTCTGTAAGTGAAACTTCCGGTGGCGAACAAAAAGTTGACGAAGTAACCGAACAACAGTTCAACGAAGAAGATCTCCTTCCTCCAAATACAGAGGATCCTTACGAGGACGTCAGTGATTCAGTAGCCGTGACTGCGCCGAAAAAAGATGCTTCCGTTGCTGAAGCCAAACCAATAG GACTTTCAATTGCCGGTGAAGGTGGTGTTGCCTCATCTAAGCCCAATGCAATAGCGCTCTCTGGACGTAATGGCTTAGCAGTCTCAGCGCCTAAAGCTACTGCTATTGCAGGTGTATCAGCAGAAGAGGCAGCTGCTTTTAGTGTATCAATACCTAATAGAAATAATCTGGTCATTAAAACTGTGAATCACGTACCGCAACGACCGGTGTATGATGACTACAACGAAGACTACAGTGATGTTTTGCCAGCTCGTTCGAAATTTACTCGTGACACGACGATAACACATGGCTCATCTCTTCCTGTTGTCAGTAAAAAAACAAAGGGAGCGAGTGCAACAGAAGGTGGTAGTGGTGCTGTATTCGCCGATTCTTTAGTTCAACAATGGAAAACTATAGTAGCCGCGGACTATTCCGCATCAGCACGAAGTGCTCCTCAATTGATACCAGCAAAATTTGTAAAAGAGTCCGTCAAATTTCAACAAAGTTCAATTGATAAAAAGGactaa
- the LOC105213024 gene encoding uncharacterized protein LOC105213024, with amino-acid sequence MLNYFLLCSCIVPTLLGAPIPVAQNDVISHIVIVTPQAQVHLEPAIKYDTSAFIHHLSPLARILSPHDDTILYVPANPAAPIIPVENISVGRANIKEQLQKLETKQWDQISQQIQQAVQTGSSQLGPQLSEAATAASSAAAAAGQGLFPALFPPGGSSSSNTASKEDKQTIESLLTSNARVYALTPAVSHVVDFVQSPLFIGPISAIRTRSIKESEITQSSAASELEAKKIDEIHFKDNVKTFDDAVKTQPQQERQRNLKVDPLEKNKELTENDNNEQMEKRNGNKLQQPIKEEHNQEVILHQSTQLKNSEIFDGNGAFRENMSESIISKIA; translated from the exons atgcTGAATTACTTTCTGTTGTGCTCTTGTATTGTTCCTACTTTGTTGGGTGCACCAATTCCAGTGGCGCAAAACGATGTTATTTCccacattgttattgttacacCCCAAGCTCAAGTTCATCTGGAACCGGCCATTAAATACGATACTTCCGCATTTATTCATCATCTCTCTCCATTAGCACGTATCTTATCTCCACATGATGATACTATTCTCTACGTTCCAGCTAATCCTGCTGCTCCAATTATTCCCGTCGAAAACATAAGCGTGGGCCGTGCGAACATCAAAGAGCAACTACAGAAACTAGAAACTAAACAATGGGATCAGATTTCGCAGCAAATTCAACAGGCTGTTCAGACTGGTTCATCCCAATTAGGGCCGCAATTAAGCGAAGCAGCCACTGCAGCCTCCAGCGCTGCTGCAGCTGCCGGACAAGGTCTATTTCCCGCTTTGTTTCCACCAGGCGGTAGTTCATCGTCCAATACTGCAAGTAAGGAAGATAAGCAAACAATCGAGTCCTTATTAACCAGCAATGCTCGTGTCTATGCACTTACTCCGGCTGTGTCCCATGTTGTCGATTTCGTTCAATCACCCCTATTCATCGGGCCAATTTCGGCTATACGAACACGCAGTataaaagaaagtgaaattacTCAATCATCCGCTGCTTCAGAGCTAGAAGCtaaaaaaatagatgaaatacattttaaggaTAATGTAAAGACTTTTGATGATGCTGTAAAAACGCAGCCACAGCAGGAACGTCAACGCAATTTAAAAGTAGACCCGTTGGAAAAAAACAAAGAACTTACTGAAAATGATAATAATGAACAAA TGGAAAAACGTAATGGGAATAAATTACAACAGCCAATAAAGGAAGAACATAATCAAGAAGTCATATTACATCAATCTACTCAACttaaaaattcagaaatttttgaTGGCAATGGAGCTTTTCGTGAAAATATGTCGGAATCAATAATCTctaaaattgcttaa